Within the Mauremys reevesii isolate NIE-2019 linkage group 2, ASM1616193v1, whole genome shotgun sequence genome, the region GAAAGATGACAGAGTGGGAGCATATGGAAATGATGAGGACTACAAGAGTAGAAACTTGGGATATGCTTTTGTTACGACTGTTCCTTTTAGAACTACATAGCTGTCAGTTTACAGCTAATTTAATCATAAAAATTagcaaattaataaaaataacttttaaagtTTGTTTACTGTGAGCATTTAATGGTGTTTTTATATAGTCAATTTCACCGTTCTGTTGATGGTCAACTACAACTCTGTGTCATAGGACAGTATGATGTCACTCACACTGCTCTTGGACATGGAAGCAACTTATGTGCTAGCTTTTCCCCAGACACTGTAAGAAGGTTTTtagtagcaacagcagcagcaaagctgtgGGGAGAAGCACATGCACAGAGAAAAAGGAGAGAGGAGCACAAATATGCTTGGTGTTATTCCTATTGTAACACTCATGCCTAATAGGGAGACATCTCTTTAAAagacccgggggggagggggagaaggaaggaatggtgtctgggtcattgttgctaggcagatgtACAATCAGCATTCATGTCCAGAACGTTCTGGAACTTGGTGTGGTAGTTTTGGGCATGCCTAATAGGCTTCCTGTAGCTGGACTAAAACTCCATTGAGTCAGGGCAAGTAGTCAAGGCAGCTGTGTGGTGGCTAGAAAAAGCTCAGCCACAGTAACAGAAAGCAAGCTGTTTTCCCccaactctgaagcattttgcagcaggttgGTGATATTGTTAACTTTCCAACAGGAAACCAGCAGTGTTAGTTATAGGAGAAATTTAGAAGGAaaacttaattttttaattgtataACTTGAATGTTGTTTTAGTCAAATTGTCTTAATTGGTATGGTTCTAAAACTCTTTCCTCAATTAAATGTGTTGATGGGGAAAGAGTCATACATATTTTCCTATTATTGCAGTGCTTTTGACTCATGAGACTATATGGAGTTGATAAACAAGGACTGTAACTAAGACTCTCAACCTAAGCTTTTGGACCTCTCAGGTACATCTCACTGTCTTTTTGTGGGGCAAACCTTTTAGATTTaatttttgtatatatatttatgtataaCTATGAAGATACATGCATGTGGATTATGAAGTAATCTTGTTATTTAGTAGAAATTAAGATAGTTTCTTTATCATTATAAATTTTTATAAAGTTGATACTAAAGAATTAAGCTAATTTCTCCTCTTCTTTTTAGACTTGATTGTGTGAGGGAGGTTTACTCAGTGCAAaccttgctgaaaatcctcaaGGAATGCATTCTGGGTCTCCATGTGCTTTTCTATAGGAGTTGTGTTGAAGCACTAGGAAAGGGGCAATACATTCTAGCCCATCCAAAGGTTACACTACTAGGCACACCCAAAAAAAGCCTTTTAAACATCAGCAAACCAAGCATAAAACCCTTcctagatatttttttaaaaattcagaacaTATTATTTAAGGGGAGCTATATCAGAAACATGATTTTGAAATCAGAACACTTCAAAAAAATCTAATTAGCACTGTTCCATTTAATTacagttcttttaaaaatagctaATGTCGTAATCTGGCTCTCCCCAGCACACATTGTACATTCACCTAGGGGGAGATATTCAAAGGTAGGAAGAACAAGTACCCAAattccattgaaagtcaatgggagttggccactttaggcacttctgaaagtcCGTCCCCTGGAGtttaagcttttcagggcagagACTATGTTTCTTTATAAAGCAAACCAAATACACACCTTTTAATTTAACAAAACACACTATAAAGAGTCAATAAACACCTGCTAACTCAAATACGCCTTCTGCAAACTTTTCTTAACTTAGATAttttaacagcaaaaaaaatgGATCATCACTGTTCAGGAGCTCATGtcttacaccaggggtcggcaacctctggcatgtggccaGTACATCCCCTCGGTCCGcagcgcttcccgctgcccccattggcctgggacggcgaaccgtggccagtgggagctgtggtctgccaaacctgctgacgcggcaggtaaacaaactggcccggcccgccagggtgcttaccctggcgagccgcatgccagaggttgccaacccgtCTTACACAATGTACTATAAACACTCACCTATTCCAAAGATCGTcatcttctcctccccatccccagaaaGCATTTGGAAATCCATTGATCTTTTTGAATTGTTCCACTGTCAGTCCACTGACACCACCAAAAAACTCATTGTATGGAAGACTGAAAATGAGAGAAAGTAAGTTTTATTCTATCGATTGAATTTAGAGAAGTGAAAATCCTGTTTGAACAACTGTTTCCATatcttgcaggaaaaaaaaaaatctagtgtaTGCATAGATGTTCAAAATACCTATTAGGAAAAATGCTTTACAGATCTTTTACAATGAAAGTTGATATTAGCAAAGAATGTGGAAACTAaatacacttctacctcgatataatgctgtccttgggagccaaaaaaacaatcttaccatgttataggtgaaaccatgttatattgaacttgctttgatccactggagtgcgcaacCCGCCCCCTCATCCCCCAAAGCaatgctttaccgtgttatatccaaattcgtgttatatcgggtggcattatatcgaggtagtggtgtatttgTAATAAGGGCTTTCATTTGCGGAACAGACAACAGCAGCTTAACGCAAGCTTCAGGTAGCCGGTTTTAGAAAAAAGACCAACTTACAGCTGAAGGGACTGTAAAACAAAGCTTTCAAAATGTGGTATTTTGACACTATTGAGTTGAAAAAGTTCTCTTCACCTGAGTCAGAAGGAAAAGCTCTGATATGTCAGTAATATTTCCAGTCCATTAATGTATTCTACAAAAcagggaaaactgaaaaaaaaatcaagcagttTAACACCTTATATTAGCCTATTCTGGagtattttttaaagtaatggaAACTCctcctttgtttcagtttttggaGAGCATAGCTAAGCACGTTCAAGCTTATTTTAATCCTTTTTGCACCAAGAGAATATTTTTCTTGACAGTAAATGCATGTTGACTACCATTACACTGTTACATGCATGTTGACTACCATTACAATGTTAAGTAATAAGCAGCTCCCCAACCTGTACAGCCTCTACAGCTACATAGCTAAAATTAAACTACTGTCGGTCACTCTTTAAATTTTAGGAATTGTAATTTCCTGATTCCAAACACTGTATGCACAGTGAAAGAAAATTAGTATGGATGTTCCCTTTAGCTGCTGCCTCCTATAGTTACTGGACCAGATAGATCATCCCACTCCCACAAGCTATCACAGAGGGAGGAAGTTTCCAAGGATCCTCTTTCAGAAATGTTTGATGATTTAATCCCAACCAGAATAGCTGGGTTTGCTCCCCAAGTGGCTCCTCCAAATATGGATTCTGAAGGAGGTGAGGACCATCTGCAAGGAGGCCCGGCACCTCTGCACCAGGATTCCACTGGTATTGTGCTAACAAGGCTTCTTTCTACCCGTAGCTGCCTCTGGGATGTTGTGGGAGAGGAAGCTGCTTGGTGGAGAAAATAATATAGCTCTACTTGTATTCTAGATAATGTGGGAGCAAAGAATGGACAGTAAGTGGACAACTATTATCCCCACATACCAATGAGCAAACAGACAAAAGAGTAAAATGGACTCAATCTCCTGACTCTCAATCTCTACTAATTTTGGATTGTTCTACCTTTCATGTACTAAATTAATCATTCTCAGTGGATCACTGATGTTCTGAAAAGCCTTAACACCGTGACATTTTCTGTAGCACAGGTCCAGGATTTTCAGGGTTTTCAATGGCTTTTTGACACTGAACTCCAAACACAGCAAGCGCGCATGCACacacgtgcgcgcacacacacacgttggAGAAACAAATTACAAAAGTCATCTGGAGCAATTGGAACTGTGGGAGTTGCAGACAAGTTGATATTTAGAATTAATAATGTAAAGGAAAAATATTACCAATATAAAATTGCTGGGGAAGTGACGTAATCCAGCTGCAGCATCCATATTACATTAAACCTTAATATTGCCTGAATACATGACGGGAAGCAGTCTATCAGGTGGGGAGAAATCCTTAATTTAAGAAGTGATCCGCAAAGTTAAAATACGAGACCCTCTGTATTAAATAGTACATTAATGCTAAGTTGAAGTGGGAAACAATTTCTACAATATTGCCAGTATTCCTACTTCTCCTACTCCAAAATAGTGATATTACAATGATGGTAAGAGACATCTCAAGAAGGCACACATTAGAAGGAAATAAGTATTGATGCCCTATTACAACAGTTAGATAGATGAAAACATAAAGCTATTTAGGAAGCCAATATTAAAAGTTTATGAAAGCAACAGAGACCTTTTGAGAGCTGTAATTACATCAGGGTAGTGAACACAAACCCAACACTAAGAATATTTCTACAAAGGTAGACTAGCTTTTCCACAAAGCAGAAATATATTACCAAGAGCAGCTAGCCTTCATTGCCACATGTATTTTATATAACCCTTTAGTAACAAAGAGGGTGCTAAAGGAGGTGGTGTCTTTATACTAGTAGCTTCTCAAATATAAAAAATTAAACTTTCTCTTCTGTTCTTTCCTTTTATGATACTGTCAGTTAATAGTTTGTACAACATTTACAGTAAGAAAATGGCATATCTGTTGGTTAAAAGCTTAAATTTTTGTAGGTTGAATGTTAACTATGGCTAAGGTTTTTTTATGTGCACATATACTTTGATATTCTGCAGCTTTTAAGACAGGAAAGGTGAACTGCATTACTTACATGTACATGTATTTGTCCAGCTTTGCTGCAAAATGACGTGGCATCTCTCCACATCCATAATAATTTCGGTCATTTTCAGGTAAATGATCCACATCATGAAAAATTACACAGTCCCAGGCAACATCCTTCATAGCCTCTTTGAAGCCAACATTAAAGAGCATTGCACGGTTAAAAGGTTGTGTACCACTCTTTATGCGGAAACAAAGGAGAAACCGAATGAGGCAAGAGCAAGTAGATGCTACTTTGATATACAGGAAATTTACCAGCCCCCCCTTGTACTAGAAAGAAAAAGGTGTGTTGATACTGAGGCTTGTTATGCTTTCATTTAATCACAGCAGCAGCAAGAATAGTAGTATTTCACCAACTCCATTTTTATGCAATTAAAGAAAAATTCTTCCTCTAGAATTCCTGCCCTTGAAGAGCAAGAACTTAAAACTTCTATTTAGTTTACATTAAGTAACATTGCACCATATTAATCATAAGCACCAACACTATAAGGAGCACTGATACTTGTGTTCAAGTACAAGTTGTAGTTAAGTTTTATGCCAAAGTATAAATGCAATACCAAATCACTAATGCAATACCAAAGTTGCAAACAATATTTAACCACTCAATGTATCTTGTTAAAACAAATCACACAATATTTATGAATTTCAACTAGTATGAAATATTTTGCTACATGTTTACAGTAAGTTAACCTTGTGATAGGACATATGTCCACAGCCTGATAAAATCTTGTTagataattttattaaaaacctttttaaaaatgttcaacATTATTTAATCTTATTAAATCAAAAATGCAATTTGAAGAGCAGCTCcctgaagactgaaaaaattagtTTACAAGACTTTTTAGTAGCAGAAAATTACCATGTAATCAGATCTTTTTAAGAACACCCATTTCCTCACTCTCCCTTATTCTTTTTCCATTAAAGACTGAATGTATGTATGTGAAAGATGCAGAATTTACTGTCCTGGAAACCTAAATCATGCAATTAGTGTATAGATCAGCTATGAATATAATACGGCCAAGAGCAGAGCAAATTCCTCACAAACTGCCCCACCAATGTGCCATAACCCTGTTTTGAAGGGATAGAATCTTCAGGGGGTCAGTCATTCTCCAAACCAATTGAGGTCTATGCATTTATGATGAGACTACCTGCCAGGGTACTAGCCGGTACCATTTGTAATGTGATCACATATTCAGTAAGAACTAGACAGAGTCCACCAATTCATTTAATGACAGCCAAATGGACAACTTCAAATGATAACTACTTTTGGTAACTATAGATTTGAGTTAGATAAGAATATGCGATCTAGAGGTGTAAATCTGTGTAGCCCTTTATTAGTCTGTGCCCTCATATCCCTTTGTAAatatcaatttttaatttttatagctGCAAAGATAATGGTTTTGCACTACAAGCCTTAACTTTGTATACAATAGATTCAATGAGGTTAATGTTAACagctataaaaatattgctctatATTTTGAGAGAAATAAGATGTCACTGATAATAAATCTGAGAAAAGAGTtgaggattttttgtttgtattttactCAATGGATTAGAATGCAACTGCTTAAATATTTAGTTTCAGAAGTTGAGATTTCCCGATTCACAGAATATTCAATAGCAACATCAGACCCCAATCACTGAGGAAGTTCCAAGGAGTTAATTTTGATATACTATTCTAATTAAAGACTCACCTGTTCAACAACATAAAAGGCAAATTCCAACCGTTGCTTCTGTAACATAGGTATGAGGTGCCGGAAAAAAATTGGAAGATGTTCATGGCGATTGCGAAAAGGAATGAGGATTGCCACCTGCAAAATAAGTCAGATTAGAGAGAGTAATGTTAAGATGATATGAGTATTTTAAAATCATAATGGGTTAAATTAAATCTGTTGTTATGGATTTTTCAGTGTTTTAGCCTTAATGCTGAATTGATGAACTCTTCTACAACTTTTTGTGCTCCTCTAGAAAGCAGCAAAACAAGGCAATACTTTTTATATACAAAACTATGATGCATTTTTCTAGTGAATGAGTCTACAAGTGAATTTAAGGGGTAATGCTGATGTCCAATCACAATTTATTGTAAGCAATTTATTGAACCAAAGGACTGAACATACTTGGAAGAGTCACCACTGATTAAGGTAATACCTTTTTGACTACATTCATTATTCTCATGAGAAATGTTCTAATCTGTGTATATTCACATGATGGGAACACTGAAATAATGAATTCATGTTGATATATCGGGGTGGCCAAACTGGCTCATGAGCCACATGCGGgtcttttaccattaaagtgcaGCTCGCAGAGCCACCCATGCATACCCCCATTTCTCCACTACCAGAGTGGGGGGGACTTGGAatctctgccttgcagcagggtggtgtGGTAGAGGCTTTGCCCAGTGAGGAGaggggtcttggggcttcagaCCTGCTGGGCACacctgctgggggtcagggcttcagcaggagcagggctgaagcacCGAGCCCCAGACCCTGGCAGGTGTGCcctggctctcgaacttctgaagattgtcgtacACAGCTCAGAAGGCCAGTAAGTATGGCCACCTGTTATATATTAAAATGTCTACACAAATATCAAAATGTCCTTACCTTCTCTGTAGATATGTTTTCAAGTACTGAAATTTTGTGAAGGTTCATGACAATATTTAAACTACCCTTCTTGGATCAAATAACCAGCACAAAGATTTAAATTTCTAAGAATGGATGCTTGTAGTTTTCAAATATTCTCAATAAGCAGGAAAACAATTAGTAGAAAGGACATCAGTAAGGAACTTTGTCTCACCTTCCATCGTGGTTTACAATCTTTTGGTTTCCAATGACCACCTGGCTCAATGTCTAAATCCTTTGAAAATACTTCCTGAATTTCATCAAAACTAATTTCACTCATGTTGACGCTGATAAGGCCTCCTAATGTAGTgagaaatatgaaaaatatttattcatTGTAATTAAGGTGTATAAGTCTgacagtgtttttaatttgttccACCAGAGACACTGTACAGAAGTAATCCAAGAAATGGTTATTTTGATTACCTACTGGTAAATAGAGTCCAAGTTCTGACTCATTTCTTCCAGAATATTTAGTGTATATAAGAATGGCGTTTAGTTTTTTCTAAAGAAATTAAAAACATATTCCTCTGCAAAAGCCTGTAAAAGAATTCtgtaattttgtttttacagaacaTTCTACAATAGTTAAAATACAGCTAAAACGTCTAATCAATATTGATACATTTTACCCAAATTTTGCAACAAGACATTTAGTAGACAAAGTAAACTTACCATAAGTGTGTCTTCTCATAATAAAGAATCACCTTCTCTAGAAGTCACAGTAGTTAGTTAACTGTGCCCACACTACCACAGACACAGGCACTAATCTGATACTGTACTGAAATTACAGGTATACCTCTACCCCggtataacgctgtcctcgggagccaaaaaaatcttaccgtattatagatgaaaccgcgttatactgaacttgctttgaacTTCTGGAGTATGCAGCCCCGGCCCctagagcgctgctttaccaaaTTATATCCGaattagtgttatatcggggtagaggtgtaccttcaAAGCTCTCCTTACATAGAAATACACAACATCTCCATTCTCTAAACTTCTGAAGTTTTAAACCTAAATAATTACAAACATATAAAAGTATATGCTACCTTAGGGGAAAATATACAGACTCTTCCCTGTTACAAGACGACATTTACAGTAAACTGAATTTGCCTAATCCCTCCATACATTCATAAACCTCTAGTCTGGATCACCATAACTGATGAAAAGTAGTAAGCAGACCACccaaaaaagaggaagaaaaagtaGAAGGAAGTGAGACAAATTAAGGAACAGTAGCAGAGTAAGACCcagaaacaaaatgtaaaacaatCTGATGAAGCTGTGTTGTTTCACAACATCTAAGTTGTGTCACTTCTCTGTCAGATGTTGCCGCTTCAGACAGAATGAAGGATGACTTTTCCCAGGAAGAAAAGACCTTAGAGTTCTCAGCACCACCATGTCATTATGAAACACAGAATAAGGTTCTTGCATTGATAATACTGCCAGCTCTGATACCTGTCTAGCTGGTGTGATAATGACGAGAAAAAAATGGTTTTTATGGACAGAAAGAAGGCAGGTCGAAGGTGCTCGACGGAATGATCTGTTAAGCCTTCAAAACCAGTGGTAGATCCCATTTTAGGAAATTGACCTGATCGTTGGCCTGGCCAGCCTAACAACCCTGAGGAATCTGGAGATCTAGGAGTTCTCTGCCAAGGATCCTAAAGACCGCATGAAAAAGGCGCAGCTAAGAACAGAAACCTAAACTTGACACACTGTGGTGCTGGACTGAAGGCCCTTTTCTACACCTTTCTGGAATAAGACCAAAATGGCTGGAATCCCCAGATTCCTGGGATCCATACGGTTTGCACCAGTCACTGAACCTGGACAAGATGGAAGAGTATGCGTTTAGAGTTAAGGCTCTCCTGGATGCTAGCAAGGTCTTGAGGACTTTGGAAGATACATCTAGGATTGTTAATGCTTCCCTTTCATTAGCCAGACTGGATCTGACTTGAGAAATGGGCCTTGGGAGATGATAAACAGTCTCCCTTGGGAGAAGATAATTATAGTGGAGATTCCGGTATCAGGTCCTATCAGGTTGGAAAACCATGTCTCCTTGGTCAATAGGGAGTTATCAACAGTTTGACCTGCTCCCTTTTTAGTTTCTGAATCACTTTCCCTGGGATGGGAAAAGGTGGTCATACATAAAATAGGCCCTCTGGTTTAGTACCTCAGCCTCTGTGTTTCTGCAGCTCACAAACAAAGCTGCTGAAGGAAGACTGAACATCCTCAAGATCAGTCCAAACAGCTCCTCATACAGGCATCACTCCAGATTGTTGAAGAGATTGCACTGCCCATTTCATTATTTCCATTGCTTCTGTGTGTAGCTTTGGGCTTCTTGCCCCTTCTTTGTTGTTTATGCATATGACTGTAGTTGTGTTGTCTGACTGAACCATACGTGATTTCTTTCCGGGAAGATCTAGAACTCACATTTCTAGCTTGACTGCTCTGAGTTCTAGAAGGTTCATGCTGTATCTTTTTTCTCCAGGCTTGCGGTTCCCTGGGTGGTTTGAAAATCCAGATGAACACTCCAGCCCTCCAGTATAGCATTTGTAGTAAGGACAAGAGGCTCTTGAAGACATTGGGCAGGCCTTTGCAGACATTAACATGGAAAGTCCACCACTCTAGGGAGCTGAGTATCTGGATTTAGACTTGCACTTGGTCTTTCATGTGTTCCAGCAAGTTGGTGCATGTCCTCAGGAGAAAGGTTTAAAGGCACCAGATGTGCAATCTTGCCCAAATTCCTATTCACGATATCAGAAGGCCCAGAAGCTAAAGACGCCATGCTACACTAGGACATCTACAGGTTCGCAAAAAACTGTTAAGATCCTGGATTTTCTGGAATCTTTCAGGTGACAGATTTTTACTATCAGGGTTTCTGTATCCACTCCCCGGTGAGAGATGCTGGTTGAAAGAATTAGGGAGCTCTTTTTGATGTTGATGACGAAGCCATTAACTTTCCGAAAGTCCAGAATCAGAGCTGTGGCTTTGTGCACTTCGGCTTGGGAAGGGATGTGGTCGAGGAAGGGACATAGGTGGATATCCTGTGCCCTAAGCCTGACTATGATCACTACCAGCACCTCTGTAAAGACGCTGGGGACCGAAGACACTCCGAAGGGGAGCATTTGATTCTGGTAATAGTTTCTCCATAAGTAAATCTCAGGAGTCTGTGGTTACATGACATTACGAGGATATGAAAACAGGCATATACTGACATCAAGGAGTCTCCCTGAAATAAGGACGACAGTGCTGAGGCCAAGGTCTCCATTCAGAACTTTGTCTCTCTCATCCATATGTTGAGCCTCTTGCGGCAGAAGATGGTCCCCACCCTGATACTCTTCTGGGTATACAGAAGATGGAGTAaaaccctaaggcctggtctacactaggactttaagtcgaatttagcagcattaattcgaactaaccggtcaaccgtccacaccaggaagccatttaatttgaactagagggctctttagttcgaatttggtactccaccccgacaggtggagtagcgctaaactcgacatggctagctcgaattaggctaggtgtggatgctaatcgaacttagtagctccgggagctatcccacactgcaccactctgttgacgctctggacagcagtccgagcttcgatgctctgaccagccacaccgGAAACGatccgggaaaatttgaattccttttcctttctggacagttagaatctcattttgtggttggacatcgaggcaagctcagcagcaccggcagcaatgcagagctctccagcagaggagtccgggcaatccaagaatagaaagagggacccggcataaactgaccgggaactcttcgatctgatcggtgtgtggggcgaggagtctgtgctttcggagctgcgctccaaagcacggaatgcaaagacctacgagaaggtctccaaagccatgatacagagagaggatacagccgggatgcaacgcagttccgtgtgaaaatcaaggactccAGACAAGGCTAcgaaaaaaatcaaagcggcaaacggacgctacggagcctgccaccagtggcccaccagtgaccatggactctgatgatgggacagtgtcgacggacagttcctcgacgatgttcacggacggggaagatgaggaagggtttgtggaggacgaggcaggcgacagcacttacaacgctggtttcccggacagccaggatctcttcatcaccgtcacggagatcccctaccaaccctccccggccatgaacccggatcctgaatcaggggaaggagcagtcggtaagtgctttaaccatgttaacttttattattaatgtaacaggaatcttaagtgtgtgaaaaggaggtctctctatatatggggatagaacagaaatcctccagggagatctccacgaagctctcctggggttactcgaaaagcatcagcaggaggttcctggggagagctgccttattgggtgctccgtggtagcacacttttccacgcgaggctttcattaattactcatggagcactgccttcccgagcacggctgcatcgggccctggttcgtgctagctttcacgcagcatgcgctctccatctccttcagtgaccgtcctcagggtgatctcgctcggagactcctgcatctatttagggtaattactgtaattttacgcctggtccaaagtatgtttaaaaaatctccagacagacggcatagcagagactcagcacgcagctgcgtgacgagcataacggaaagccaaagaatatcatggacgctcatggagggaggggggaatgaggacgcaaggtatcccacagttcctgctgtctccgctaagcatttgcattcttggctgagctccaaatgcttctagggtctaacacagtgtccgcggtgggtcagggcatagctcggcaatttacgcacccccaccccacccccagaaatgAAAGGGGAAACGGTCCTGTGTTGACTCTGTTAGATGTCACCGTATCCgtaa harbors:
- the B4GALT6 gene encoding beta-1,4-galactosyltransferase 6 isoform X2, producing the protein MTLYIARGIMLRENVKTIGHLIRLYTNKNATVNGTDYPEGNNSSDYLAQTTMYLPENFTYSPYQACPEKLPYMRGLISVNMSEISFDEIQEVFSKDLDIEPGGHWKPKDCKPRWKVAILIPFRNRHEHLPIFFRHLIPMLQKQRLEFAFYVVEQSGTQPFNRAMLFNVGFKEAMKDVAWDCVIFHDVDHLPENDRNYYGCGEMPRHFAAKLDKYMYILPYNEFFGGVSGLTVEQFKKINGFPNAFWGWGGEDDDLWNRVHYSGYNVTRPEGDLGKYKSIPHHHRGEVQFLGRYKLLRYSRERQYIDGLNNLIYTPKILVSRFYKNITVNLIPELAPVRDY
- the B4GALT6 gene encoding beta-1,4-galactosyltransferase 6 isoform X3; protein product: MSLLGKVLRVSNRSILAFIFFFSFSSSCLYFIYVAPGIANTYLFMVQARGIMLRENVKTIGHLIRLYTNKNATVNGTDYPEGNNSSDYLAQTTMYLPENFTYSPYQACPEKLPYMRGLISVNMSEISFDEIQEVFSKDLDIEPGGHWKPKDCKPRWKVAILIPFRNRHEHLPIFFRHLIPMLQKQRLEFAFYVVEQSGTQPFNRAMLFNVGFKEAMKDVAWDCVIFHDVDHLPENDRNYYGCGEMPRHFAAKLDKYMYILPYNEFFGGVSGLTVEQFKKINGFPNAFWGWGGEDDDLWNRVHYSGYNVTRPEGDLGKYKSIPHHHRGINS